The genomic segment ATTACCCTCTGGGGGAGGAACTGATATCCTTACTGGAAAAGGTCCTCCAGGAGGCCGCTGCTGTGGAGGGAGTGGACCCGGGAGCCGAAGTGGGCCTGACCCTGGTCGATGACGCTGCCATCCGGGACCTCAACCGGACCTACCGGGGTATTGATGCCCCTACCGACGTCCTTTCCTTTGCTTTAGAAGAAACAAGTCCCGGGGAACCTGCTCATTTTGACCCGCGGGTGGACAGGCTCCTGGGGGATATCGTTGTTTCGGTACCCACGGCCGCCCGCCAGGCGCAAAACTACGGCCACTCCCTGGCCAGGGAACTGGCTTTTCTTACCGTCCACGGTTTCCTGCACCTCCTCGGCTATGACCACGGCACGGAAGATGCAGCCGCCAGGATGGAGGCGCGCCAGGAAGATATACTTGCCCGGGTGGGGCTGAAGCGGTAATGCCGGCCAAATTCCGGGCCGCTCTGGCCGGGGTTGTCTACTGCCTGCGGACGCAGATCAATATGGTCATTCACCTGGCAGCAATGATGGCCGTCATAGGGGCCGGCTGGTATTTCCACGTGCGGCCATGGGAATGGGTAGCGCTGGCCATAGCCATCACCATGGTCCTGGCTGCTGAAGCCTTCAATACAGCTCTAGAAGTAACCGTAAACCTTTATACGAGTAAATACCATCCCCTGGCGCGCATCGCCAAAGACGTCGCCGCCGGGGCCGTTTTAATTACTGCCCTGGGGGCGGTAGCCGTGGCGTACATCATTTTTGGCCCGCGCCTGGGTTTTTAGGCGGCTTACCCGGGCGCAGCATATTTTAAAAAGCCTGGTGGTGGATGGTGCGGTAGAGGATTCCGGCCGGCGGGGTACCATCAAGTAGATTCCAGGCAGCCAGGAGTTCCTTTAACCCCCTGCTGAGGGGATAAGCAGTTACTTCATGCAGGGGTATCCAGCCGGCGGCAGCAGCATCGGTGGCCGGGCATAAGCTCCCACCCCGGTATTCCGCCCAGAAATCAATCAGGACGTAATGGTACTTAATCCGGCCGTTGTCATCGGTATGGATGCTGTCCAGGACGGCGATGGGCGGTCCGGCAGCCACCTTGATGCCACACTCTTCGAAAACTTCACGTTCCACAGCCTCCCGGGCCGTTTCCCCTGTTTCCTGGGCGCCGCCGGGCAGGCTCCATAAACCTGCCGCCGGCGGCGTCCCCCGGCGGACCAGCAGGATGTTCCCTTCCTTGATGACCACCGCCCCTACCCCTACAATTGGGTGGAGGGGATAACTCCGTTCCATAGGCATGGCAAAACACCCCCGCCAATATTATATCCCAGGGGTAGAGGACGGGGCCAGGGGGCGTTAAAATTGACCGCCTGCTTAACTGAATGGTAAAATTAGATCGGGGAGGTACCTGCGGTGGCCTGTAATCCCGAAGATCTAATCGCAGCGGCGGCCGGAGCGAAAGAGAAAGCTTACGCGCCTTACTCTCGCTTTAAGGTGGGCGCGGCCCTGCTTACGGCCGGGGATAGGGTCTATACCGGCTGCAATATTGAAAATGCCTCCTACAGTTTGACCATCTGCGCCGAGCGGGTGGCCCTGTTTCAGGCCGTGGCTGCCGGCGAACGGGAGTTTGTCGCCCTGGCCGTAGTCG from the Moorella sp. E308F genome contains:
- the ybeY gene encoding rRNA maturation RNase YbeY; the encoded protein is MECSINNQQDDYPLGEELISLLEKVLQEAAAVEGVDPGAEVGLTLVDDAAIRDLNRTYRGIDAPTDVLSFALEETSPGEPAHFDPRVDRLLGDIVVSVPTAARQAQNYGHSLARELAFLTVHGFLHLLGYDHGTEDAAARMEARQEDILARVGLKR
- a CDS encoding diacylglycerol kinase family protein, which translates into the protein MPAKFRAALAGVVYCLRTQINMVIHLAAMMAVIGAGWYFHVRPWEWVALAIAITMVLAAEAFNTALEVTVNLYTSKYHPLARIAKDVAAGAVLITALGAVAVAYIIFGPRLGF
- a CDS encoding cytidine deaminase, whose protein sequence is MACNPEDLIAAAAGAKEKAYAPYSRFKVGAALLTAGDRVYTGCNIENASYSLTICAERVALFQAVAAGEREFVALAVVGGELTACFPCGACRQVLAEFAPGLEIITGQPGGPVHRRFLKELLPDTFTLK
- a CDS encoding NUDIX hydrolase; this translates as MPMERSYPLHPIVGVGAVVIKEGNILLVRRGTPPAAGLWSLPGGAQETGETAREAVEREVFEECGIKVAAGPPIAVLDSIHTDDNGRIKYHYVLIDFWAEYRGGSLCPATDAAAAGWIPLHEVTAYPLSRGLKELLAAWNLLDGTPPAGILYRTIHHQAF